In one window of Deltaproteobacteria bacterium DNA:
- a CDS encoding response regulator — MGEMTSKVYIVDDEKDVSLLMSKQIRALGYDVTCLYKGEGIVEKIRTEQPHLVFLDIRLPDISGIEIFKMLREDEECRGIPIVFFSAHSEQEHYCLNQLGATGFVKKPYDLLELKALIKSILQ; from the coding sequence ATGGGAGAAATGACTTCTAAAGTTTATATTGTTGACGATGAAAAAGATGTGTCGTTGCTCATGAGCAAACAAATTCGTGCCTTGGGCTATGATGTTACCTGCCTTTATAAAGGGGAAGGCATTGTTGAAAAAATTAGAACCGAGCAACCCCACTTAGTTTTTTTAGATATTCGATTACCCGACATTTCGGGAATAGAGATTTTTAAAATGTTGCGTGAAGATGAAGAGTGCAGAGGAATTCCCATCGTGTTTTTCTCTGCCCATAGCGAACAAGAGCACTATTGCCTCAACCAATTAGGCGCAACGGGTTTTGTAAAAAAGCCTTACGATTTACTTGAACTTAAAGCGCTGATCAAAAGCATTTTACAATAA